The sequence below is a genomic window from Patescibacteria group bacterium.
AAAATTAGTTAGCACGCCAGTTAAAATTTATTCAGATTTAAATGATTTAAAAGAAAAAAAATATGATAAAATAACTTGTTTAGAAACGGCTGAACATCTGGATAAAAAAGATTTAGACATACTTTTTAATAATATTATTTTATTACTAAAAGAAAAGGGTCAGGTAATTATTTCAGTTCCCATAGAAACCGGTCTGCCGGCTCTTTTTAAAAATTTATATCGTTTTTTAAAAAATAAAAAATATGAAGGGTTAAATTTTATAAATTTTATTAAATCAATATTGGGTTTGATTATTAAAAGAAAAAAAATCGAAATATCGCCGGGAATTGAATATTATTTTTCCCATATTGGCTTTAATCATCGAAAATTCGAGAATTTATTAAAAAAATATTTTAAAATAACTAAGAAAAAATATTTACCCTGTAATTTTTTTAAAGGATTATTAAATAATACCGTCTATTTTCTTGTTCAGAAAAAATAATTTAATTTATTATTTACATCAGGTCTAAAAATATGTAT
It includes:
- a CDS encoding class I SAM-dependent methyltransferase — encoded protein: MSQDYNSYTYNDPNPIKRHLHRQRFDYALKLLNLNKRKNILDYGCGDGHFLYLSYKNYPDNYYFGYEPYPGMYQQAEKKLVSTPVKIYSDLNDLKEKKYDKITCLETAEHLDKKDLDILFNNIILLLKEKGQVIISVPIETGLPALFKNLYRFLKNKKYEGLNFINFIKSILGLIIKRKKIEISPGIEYYFSHIGFNHRKFENLLKKYFKITKKKYLPCNFFKGLLNNTVYFLVQKK